The proteins below are encoded in one region of Mycobacterium shinjukuense:
- the rpmB gene encoding 50S ribosomal protein L28, which translates to MAAVCDICGKGPGFGKSVSHSHRRTSRRWDPNIQTVHAVTRPGGNKKRLNVCTSCIKAGKVTRG; encoded by the coding sequence ATGGCCGCTGTGTGCGATATCTGCGGGAAGGGCCCCGGCTTCGGCAAGTCGGTGTCGCATTCCCACCGGCGCACCAGCCGCCGGTGGGACCCCAACATCCAAACCGTGCACGCCGTGACCCGTCCCGGCGGCAACAAGAAGCGCCTCAACGTCTGCACGTCGTGCATCAAGGCCGGCAAGGTCACCCGCGGCTAA
- a CDS encoding alpha/beta hydrolase — protein sequence MAKSPPGPPDLHLGVTRLPIGWTRSIHNGVAAVGVKVIPRIPDAAKRVITRGRRVIIDGNTLDPTLQLMLLGMRAVGIDGLVIDDDPTASRAQMRETCLRLPGPQIHVEVSDLSIPGPGGEIPARHYRPPGDAAAPLLVFYHGGGWVIGDLDTHDAVCRLTCRDAGIHVVSIDYRLAPEHRAPAAIDDAVAAFEWAHAHAAELGAIPGKVAVGGDSAGGNLAAVVSQLARDKGGPAPVLQWLIYPRTDFTAQTRSLSLFARGFLLTRRDIDWFHGQYLKGSGIEPTDSRVSPLLAASFTGLAPALVAVAGFDPLRDEGQQYATALRAAGTAVDLRYLGSLTHGFLNLFALGGGCAAATYELISALRAHLSRV from the coding sequence ATGGCCAAGAGCCCGCCAGGCCCGCCGGATCTCCACCTCGGAGTAACCCGGCTACCGATCGGCTGGACGAGGAGCATCCACAACGGCGTTGCCGCCGTTGGCGTCAAAGTCATTCCACGGATTCCGGACGCCGCCAAGCGGGTCATCACCCGCGGTCGCCGGGTCATCATCGACGGCAATACGCTTGACCCCACGCTGCAGCTGATGCTGTTGGGTATGCGGGCCGTCGGCATCGACGGACTGGTCATCGACGACGACCCGACCGCCTCCCGCGCCCAGATGCGCGAGACGTGCCTGCGGTTGCCGGGTCCGCAGATTCACGTGGAGGTGAGCGACCTATCGATACCCGGACCGGGCGGCGAGATCCCGGCCCGGCACTACCGCCCGCCCGGCGACGCGGCCGCGCCGTTGCTGGTCTTCTACCACGGGGGTGGCTGGGTGATCGGCGACCTGGACACCCACGACGCGGTGTGCCGGTTGACCTGCCGCGACGCCGGCATCCACGTGGTGTCGATCGACTACCGGCTGGCGCCCGAGCATCGGGCCCCGGCCGCGATCGACGACGCCGTGGCGGCCTTTGAGTGGGCCCATGCGCACGCCGCCGAACTGGGTGCGATCCCCGGGAAGGTGGCGGTCGGCGGCGACAGTGCCGGTGGCAACCTGGCGGCGGTCGTGTCCCAATTGGCCCGCGACAAAGGCGGCCCGGCCCCGGTGCTGCAGTGGCTGATCTACCCGCGGACCGACTTCACCGCGCAGACCCGCTCGCTCAGCCTGTTCGCCCGGGGTTTCCTGCTGACCAGACGGGACATCGACTGGTTCCATGGGCAGTACCTGAAGGGTTCGGGCATCGAGCCCACCGATTCGCGGGTGTCGCCGTTGCTGGCCGCGTCGTTCACCGGTCTGGCGCCGGCGCTGGTCGCCGTCGCCGGGTTCGACCCGTTGCGCGACGAGGGTCAGCAGTACGCGACGGCGCTGCGCGCCGCCGGAACGGCGGTTGACCTGCGCTACCTGGGTTCGCTCACGCATGGATTCCTCAACCTGTTTGCGCTGGGGGGCGGCTGCGCGGCGGCCACCTACGAGCTGATTTCGGCGCTGCGTGCCCACCTGAGCCGGGTCTGA
- a CDS encoding vitamin K epoxide reductase family protein, whose product MSAQPAGHPGDPAPAVADDLRVPAPSAWWVLIAGVIGLLASVTLTVEKIELLLDSSYVPTCNINPILSCGSVMMTPQASLLGFPNPVIGIAGFTVVVVTGVLAVTKVALPRWYWIGLTLGIVAGAAFVHWLIFQSLYRIGALCPYCMVVWVATISLLVVVASIAFHPAPDKAAGRLVHQWRWSIATFWFTAVFLLIMVRFWDYWSTLV is encoded by the coding sequence GTGTCGGCTCAACCCGCAGGGCACCCCGGAGACCCGGCACCGGCGGTGGCTGATGACCTGCGGGTGCCCGCGCCCAGCGCGTGGTGGGTGCTGATCGCCGGTGTGATCGGCCTGCTTGCCTCGGTGACATTGACGGTGGAGAAGATCGAGCTGCTGCTCGACTCGTCGTATGTGCCGACGTGCAACATCAACCCCATCCTGTCGTGCGGCTCGGTGATGATGACCCCGCAGGCGTCGCTGCTGGGTTTCCCCAATCCGGTTATCGGCATCGCGGGGTTCACCGTGGTGGTGGTAACGGGCGTGTTGGCGGTGACGAAAGTTGCTCTGCCGCGGTGGTATTGGATCGGCCTGACATTGGGGATCGTGGCGGGTGCGGCGTTCGTGCACTGGCTGATCTTCCAGAGCCTCTACCGCATCGGCGCGCTGTGCCCATACTGCATGGTGGTGTGGGTGGCGACCATCTCGCTGCTGGTGGTGGTCGCCTCCATCGCGTTTCACCCCGCGCCGGATAAGGCCGCGGGGCGGCTGGTCCACCAATGGCGATGGTCGATCGCCACGTTCTGGTTCACCGCGGTGTTTCTGCTGATCATGGTCCGCTTCTGGGACTATTGGTCGACACTTGTTTGA
- a CDS encoding DAK2 domain-containing protein, whose product MSTPERELDAPALRDWAHAVVSDLIVHVDEINRLNVFPVADADTGANMLFTMRSALAEANSGDWPDDVAGVAAALSAGALNGARGNSGVILSQILRGISDVTASAAADAGGVLPTIDAAVLGAALWRGVDLVITSMGGEEIPGTIVSVLRAAAGAVEQCATGGEGLAGAITAAGDAAVVALEKTPEQLDVLADAGAVDAGGRGLLVLLDALRSTITGQVPARTVYEPSPRGSPATVATQRPTPQFEVMYLLAGCDAAAAGRLRDRLGELGDSVAIAAAASHSYSVHVHTDDAGAAVEAGLAAGRPSRIVISALNSAGGGLPAGGWTRERAVLAVVDGDGAAELFAGEGACVLRPSPDAAAPAADIGAHQLVRAVVDTGAAQVMVLPNGYVAAEELVAGCTAAIGWGVEVVPVPTGSMVQGLAALAVHDPDRQAVDDGYTMARAAGATRHGSVRIATEKALTWAGACEPGDGLGIAGDEVLIVAAGVAAAAIGLLDRLLASGGDLVTVLVGAGVTDDIAEVLEMHVHDRHPGTELVTYRTGHRGDALLIGVE is encoded by the coding sequence GTGAGCACGCCGGAACGTGAGCTGGACGCCCCGGCCCTGCGGGACTGGGCACACGCCGTCGTCAGCGACCTGATCGTGCACGTCGACGAGATCAACCGGCTCAACGTGTTCCCGGTCGCCGACGCCGACACCGGCGCCAACATGCTGTTCACCATGCGCTCCGCCTTGGCCGAGGCCAACTCGGGGGACTGGCCGGACGATGTCGCCGGGGTCGCGGCCGCGTTGTCAGCCGGCGCCCTCAACGGGGCCCGCGGCAACTCCGGCGTGATCCTGTCCCAGATCCTGCGAGGCATCTCCGACGTGACCGCGAGCGCGGCGGCCGACGCGGGCGGTGTCCTTCCCACCATCGACGCCGCCGTGCTGGGGGCCGCGTTGTGGCGCGGCGTCGATTTGGTCATCACCTCGATGGGCGGCGAAGAGATCCCGGGAACCATCGTGTCGGTGCTGCGGGCCGCCGCCGGCGCCGTCGAGCAGTGCGCCACCGGCGGCGAGGGGCTGGCCGGGGCGATCACCGCCGCCGGGGACGCGGCCGTGGTCGCGCTGGAGAAGACTCCCGAGCAACTCGACGTGCTCGCCGACGCCGGCGCCGTCGACGCCGGCGGACGGGGCCTGCTGGTGCTGCTGGACGCGCTGCGCTCGACGATCACCGGACAGGTACCCGCCCGGACGGTCTACGAACCGTCGCCGCGCGGGTCACCGGCGACCGTGGCCACCCAACGCCCCACCCCGCAATTCGAGGTGATGTACCTGCTGGCCGGCTGCGACGCGGCAGCGGCCGGCAGGCTGCGCGATCGGCTCGGTGAGTTAGGGGATTCGGTGGCCATCGCGGCGGCCGCGTCGCACAGCTACTCGGTGCACGTGCATACCGACGACGCCGGCGCCGCCGTGGAGGCTGGATTGGCGGCGGGGCGCCCGAGCCGGATCGTCATCTCCGCGCTGAACTCCGCTGGCGGTGGGCTGCCCGCGGGCGGCTGGACTCGGGAACGTGCCGTGCTGGCCGTCGTCGACGGCGACGGCGCCGCCGAGCTGTTCGCGGGGGAGGGCGCGTGCGTGCTGCGGCCCAGCCCGGACGCGGCGGCACCGGCGGCCGATATCGGCGCCCATCAACTGGTGCGGGCGGTGGTCGACACCGGCGCCGCGCAGGTGATGGTGCTGCCCAACGGGTACGTGGCCGCCGAGGAGCTGGTGGCCGGGTGCACCGCGGCCATCGGGTGGGGAGTCGAGGTGGTGCCCGTTCCGACCGGGTCGATGGTTCAGGGGTTGGCCGCGCTGGCGGTGCACGATCCCGACCGGCAGGCCGTCGACGACGGCTACACCATGGCCCGCGCCGCCGGCGCCACCCGGCACGGATCGGTGCGCATCGCCACCGAAAAGGCATTGACCTGGGCCGGCGCCTGTGAGCCGGGCGACGGCCTGGGCATCGCCGGCGACGAGGTCCTGATCGTGGCTGCCGGGGTGGCCGCGGCGGCGATCGGCCTGTTGGATCGGCTGCTGGCCTCCGGCGGCGACCTGGTGACGGTGCTGGTGGGCGCCGGCGTCACCGACGACATCGCCGAAGTCCTGGAAATGCACGTGCACGACCGTCATCCGGGAACCGAGCTGGTCACCTACCGCACCGGACACCGTGGCGACGCGCTGCTGATCGGGGTCGAGTAG
- a CDS encoding DsbA family protein has protein sequence MADKPKPPRINLKSADGNFGRLLQIGGTAVVVLFAVALVFYIVTSHHKKGGAPGRGEAIRVTSSNLVTQPGTSNPKAVVSLYEDFLCPACGNFERGFGPTVSKLIDIGAIAADYSMVAILDSPRNQNYSSRAAAAAYCVADESIDAFRRFHGALYSPGIQPAETGTSFPDNARLIEIAREAGVVGTVPDCINSGKHIAMVDGLAAAANVHATPTIKINGVEYEWSTPEALVAKIKEIVGTVAGIDSAAVSATS, from the coding sequence GTGGCCGACAAACCCAAACCCCCACGGATCAACCTGAAGTCCGCCGATGGCAACTTCGGCCGGCTGCTGCAGATCGGTGGCACCGCGGTCGTCGTGCTGTTCGCCGTCGCGCTGGTCTTCTACATCGTGACGTCGCACCACAAGAAGGGCGGCGCCCCGGGGCGGGGCGAGGCGATCCGGGTGACCTCGAGCAACCTGGTCACCCAACCCGGAACCAGCAACCCCAAGGCGGTGGTGTCCCTATACGAGGACTTCCTGTGCCCGGCGTGCGGCAATTTTGAGCGCGGTTTCGGGCCGACCGTGTCCAAGCTCATCGACATCGGCGCCATCGCGGCCGATTACTCGATGGTGGCCATTCTCGACAGCCCACGGAATCAGAACTATTCGTCGCGAGCCGCCGCGGCGGCCTATTGCGTCGCCGACGAGTCGATCGACGCGTTCCGCCGGTTTCACGGCGCCTTGTACAGCCCGGGCATCCAACCCGCCGAGACCGGCACCTCCTTCCCGGACAACGCGCGGTTGATCGAAATCGCGCGCGAAGCGGGCGTGGTGGGCACCGTGCCGGACTGCATCAACAGCGGGAAGCACATCGCGATGGTCGACGGGTTGGCCGCGGCCGCCAATGTGCATGCCACCCCGACGATCAAGATCAACGGTGTCGAATACGAGTGGTCGACGCCGGAGGCGCTGGTCGCCAAGATCAAAGAGATCGTCGGCACTGTGGCGGGCATTGACTCGGCCGCGGTCTCCGCGACATCCTGA
- the recG gene encoding ATP-dependent DNA helicase RecG, with the protein MVSLSDRLDDILGAKAARNLDEIFGIKTVDDLLRHYPRDYTEGAAVRGDDGERPPAGEHITVVDRITGALAKPMKKDTKKEYLLLTVGSGRSRVTATFFNANFIKKDLTTGTRVMLSGEVEYFRERLHLTHPAFLILDSPDGRNRGTRSLKRIAEASQATSGEVLLSEFERRFFPIYPASTKMQSWDIFACVRQVLDVLDPVDDPVPAQLRDELGLISEDAALRAIHLAETESERERARRRLTFDEAVGLQWALVARRHSELSESGPPAPPRSDGLAATLLRRLPFELTAGQREVLGVLSDGIAATRPMNRLLQGEVGSGKTIVAVLAMLQMVDAGYQCALLAPTEVLAAQHLLSIRDVLGPLGMGGQLGGADDATRVALLTGSMTAAQKKQARAEIADGQAGIVIGTHALLQDAVEFHNLGMVVVDEQHRFGVEQRDQLRAKAGAGITPHLLVMTATPIPRTVALTVYGDLETSTLRELPCGRQPITTNVIFVKDKPSWLDRAWQRIIEEVAAGRQAYVVAPRIDETDDPGAGPTGARPAETAEGLFARLRSGELAKLRLGLMHGRLSTDQKEAAMAAFRAGAVDVLVCTTVIEVGVDVPNATIMLVMDADRFGISQLHQLRGRIGRGEHPSLCLLASWVPPGSPAGRRLCAVAQTMDGFALADLDLKERREGDVLGRNQSGKAVTLRLLSLAEHQVFIEAARDFCTRAYLDAPAHPVLGVLAARFIDTDRIDYLDKL; encoded by the coding sequence GTGGTGTCGCTCAGCGATCGGCTCGATGACATCCTCGGTGCCAAGGCCGCCCGCAACCTCGACGAGATCTTCGGCATCAAAACGGTGGATGACCTGCTGCGGCACTACCCGCGTGACTACACCGAGGGCGCGGCGGTGCGCGGCGACGACGGCGAGCGGCCCCCCGCCGGTGAGCACATCACCGTCGTCGACAGGATCACCGGTGCGCTGGCCAAACCGATGAAGAAGGACACCAAGAAGGAATACCTGCTGCTCACCGTCGGCTCCGGCCGCAGCCGGGTGACCGCGACGTTCTTCAACGCGAACTTCATCAAGAAAGACCTCACCACCGGCACCAGGGTGATGCTTTCCGGGGAGGTCGAATACTTCCGGGAGAGGCTGCATCTGACGCATCCGGCGTTTCTCATCCTCGACTCGCCGGACGGCAGGAACCGCGGCACCAGGTCGCTGAAACGCATCGCCGAAGCCTCCCAGGCCACCAGCGGTGAGGTGTTGCTGTCGGAGTTCGAACGGCGGTTCTTCCCAATCTATCCGGCCAGCACGAAGATGCAGAGCTGGGACATCTTCGCCTGCGTTCGCCAGGTGCTCGACGTCCTTGACCCGGTGGATGATCCGGTGCCGGCGCAGTTACGCGACGAACTCGGCCTGATCTCCGAAGACGCCGCACTGCGCGCCATCCACCTCGCCGAAACCGAGTCCGAACGTGAGCGTGCCCGCCGGAGGCTGACATTCGACGAAGCCGTCGGCCTGCAGTGGGCGCTGGTGGCCCGCCGGCACAGCGAGCTGTCGGAATCGGGGCCACCGGCGCCGCCGCGGTCGGATGGTCTGGCGGCCACGCTGCTGCGGCGGTTGCCGTTCGAGCTGACGGCGGGCCAGCGCGAGGTGCTTGGCGTGCTGTCCGATGGGATCGCGGCCACCCGCCCGATGAACCGCCTGCTGCAAGGCGAGGTGGGGTCGGGCAAGACGATCGTGGCGGTGCTGGCCATGCTGCAGATGGTGGACGCCGGCTATCAGTGCGCGCTGCTGGCGCCGACGGAAGTCCTTGCCGCCCAACATCTGCTATCGATCCGCGACGTGCTGGGCCCGTTGGGGATGGGTGGACAGCTGGGCGGGGCCGACGATGCCACCCGGGTGGCGCTGCTGACCGGGTCGATGACGGCGGCGCAAAAGAAGCAGGCCCGCGCCGAGATCGCCGACGGTCAGGCCGGCATCGTCATCGGCACCCACGCGCTGCTGCAGGATGCGGTGGAGTTTCACAACCTGGGCATGGTGGTGGTCGACGAGCAGCACCGGTTCGGTGTCGAGCAACGAGATCAATTGCGCGCCAAGGCTGGTGCCGGCATCACGCCGCACCTGCTGGTGATGACCGCGACCCCGATACCGCGCACCGTGGCGCTCACCGTCTACGGCGACCTGGAGACCTCGACGCTGCGCGAACTCCCGTGCGGACGCCAGCCGATCACCACCAACGTCATCTTCGTCAAGGACAAGCCCAGCTGGCTCGACCGTGCCTGGCAGCGCATCATCGAGGAGGTCGCCGCCGGTCGTCAGGCCTATGTGGTGGCGCCCCGGATCGACGAGACCGATGACCCGGGAGCAGGTCCGACCGGGGCCAGGCCGGCAGAGACGGCCGAGGGCCTGTTCGCCCGCTTGCGCTCCGGCGAGCTGGCCAAGCTGCGGCTGGGGCTCATGCACGGCCGGCTGTCGACCGACCAGAAGGAGGCCGCGATGGCGGCGTTCCGGGCCGGTGCGGTCGATGTGCTGGTGTGCACCACCGTCATCGAGGTGGGCGTCGACGTTCCCAATGCCACCATCATGTTGGTGATGGACGCCGACCGGTTCGGCATCAGCCAGTTGCATCAGCTGCGTGGGCGCATCGGGCGCGGCGAGCATCCGAGCCTGTGCCTGCTGGCCAGCTGGGTGCCGCCGGGGTCACCGGCCGGCCGACGGCTGTGCGCGGTGGCCCAGACCATGGACGGGTTTGCGCTGGCCGACCTGGACCTCAAGGAGCGCCGGGAGGGAGATGTGTTGGGCCGCAACCAGTCCGGCAAGGCGGTCACCCTGCGCCTGCTATCGCTGGCCGAGCACCAGGTGTTCATCGAGGCCGCCCGGGACTTCTGCACCCGCGCCTACCTGGACGCACCCGCGCACCCGGTGCTGGGGGTGTTGGCGGCGCGGTTCATCGACACCGACCGCATCGACTACCTGGACAAGCTGTGA
- a CDS encoding HNH endonuclease family protein has translation MRRATLLWLAAAAVLAVVVAYQTWGSSPGRRGDRLAARADVPTVQPGADVLAGIAVLPARIHRYDYRRSAFGEPWDDNNDAPGGHNGCDTRDDILNRDLVNKTYVATKRCPNAVASGTLHDPYTNAIVVFQRGAQVGQSVQIDHIVALSYAWDMGAYGWPDSQRLRFANDPANLLAVQGQANQDKGDSPPADWMPPNAAFACQYAMAFIAVVRGYALPVDQASAGALRQAAASCPTG, from the coding sequence GTGAGACGCGCGACGCTGCTGTGGCTGGCCGCTGCCGCGGTGCTGGCGGTGGTGGTCGCCTATCAGACGTGGGGGTCCTCGCCGGGCCGCCGCGGCGACCGTCTGGCCGCCCGGGCCGATGTGCCGACGGTGCAGCCCGGTGCCGACGTGTTGGCGGGCATCGCGGTGCTGCCGGCGCGCATCCACCGCTACGACTACCGCAGGTCGGCGTTCGGCGAACCGTGGGACGACAACAACGACGCGCCGGGCGGGCACAACGGGTGCGACACGCGCGACGACATCCTCAACCGCGACCTCGTCAACAAGACCTACGTCGCGACCAAGCGGTGTCCGAATGCGGTGGCCAGCGGCACGCTGCACGACCCGTACACCAACGCCATCGTCGTCTTTCAGCGTGGCGCCCAGGTCGGCCAGTCGGTGCAGATCGACCACATCGTCGCGCTGTCCTATGCCTGGGACATGGGTGCCTACGGCTGGCCGGACTCCCAGCGGCTGCGGTTCGCCAACGACCCGGCCAACCTGCTGGCCGTGCAGGGGCAGGCCAACCAGGACAAGGGTGATTCGCCGCCGGCCGACTGGATGCCGCCGAACGCCGCGTTTGCGTGTCAATACGCCATGGCGTTCATCGCCGTGGTGCGCGGTTACGCGTTGCCGGTGGACCAGGCGTCGGCTGGCGCGCTGCGTCAGGCCGCGGCCAGCTGCCCGACCGGGTAG
- a CDS encoding aldo/keto reductase has protein sequence MPGAPSPSIPSIALNDENTMPVLGLGVAELSDDETERAVSAALEMGCRLIDTAAAYGNEAAVGRAIAASGIPRAELFVTTKLATPDHGFSRAQVACQESLQRLGLDYVDLYLIHWPAPTVGKYVDAWGGMIQSRGEGHARSIGVSNFTEEHLSMVIDLTFVTPAVNQIELHPLLNQDEMRKANARHSVITQAYTPLVLGKLMDNPTVTSVAAEYGKTPAQVLLRWNLQLGNAVVFRSAKAEHIASNLDVFGFELAAEHMAAINALNDGTRVREDPLTYAGT, from the coding sequence ATGCCGGGCGCCCCTAGCCCCTCAATACCTTCGATAGCCCTCAACGACGAGAACACGATGCCCGTGCTCGGCCTCGGCGTCGCCGAACTGTCGGACGACGAGACCGAACGTGCGGTTTCGGCCGCGCTCGAGATGGGCTGCCGGCTCATCGACACCGCCGCGGCCTACGGCAACGAGGCCGCCGTGGGGCGCGCGATTGCGGCCTCCGGCATACCCCGCGCCGAGCTCTTCGTGACCACCAAGCTGGCCACCCCGGACCACGGTTTCAGCAGGGCGCAGGTGGCCTGTCAGGAGAGCTTGCAGCGGCTGGGCCTGGATTACGTCGACCTCTACCTCATTCACTGGCCGGCCCCGACGGTGGGCAAATACGTGGACGCCTGGGGCGGAATGATCCAATCCCGCGGCGAAGGACATGCCCGTTCGATCGGCGTGTCCAATTTCACCGAAGAGCACCTGTCGATGGTCATCGACCTCACCTTCGTCACACCGGCGGTCAATCAGATCGAACTGCACCCGCTGCTCAACCAGGACGAGATGCGCAAAGCCAACGCACGCCACAGCGTCATCACGCAGGCCTACACCCCGCTCGTTCTCGGCAAGCTGATGGACAACCCCACGGTGACCTCGGTCGCCGCCGAATACGGCAAGACACCCGCGCAGGTCCTGCTGCGCTGGAACCTGCAACTGGGCAACGCGGTCGTCTTCCGCTCGGCCAAGGCCGAGCACATCGCCAGCAACCTCGACGTGTTCGGTTTCGAGCTGGCCGCCGAGCACATGGCGGCGATCAACGCGCTCAACGACGGCACCCGGGTGCGCGAAGACCCGCTGACCTACGCGGGGACGTAG